The Endozoicomonas montiporae CL-33 genome contains a region encoding:
- a CDS encoding DUF1631 family protein has translation MQWFHRVNIMDMLLWNLQEGHQQSLSHDDWLLLKNHLLELLNEIEFNPFDVAEWFHTINAMTSRQLDLEEEEIIIQKGVEQNPSQYQFNVDNNWEPEFEDTEYEMPVVGQWVEFIGKNDHRLRCKLATINLRTDRYVFVNKSGMKVADWSGSELGRAISNQRVELQDNHQFFDRALQAVMGNFLKF, from the coding sequence GTGCAATGGTTCCACCGCGTCAATATTATGGATATGCTGCTATGGAATCTTCAGGAGGGCCACCAACAATCGCTCTCTCATGATGACTGGCTATTACTGAAAAATCACCTTTTGGAACTCCTGAATGAAATTGAATTCAACCCTTTCGATGTTGCGGAATGGTTTCATACCATCAATGCCATGACAAGCAGGCAACTTGATCTTGAAGAAGAAGAAATAATCATCCAGAAAGGAGTTGAACAGAACCCTAGCCAGTATCAGTTTAACGTTGATAATAACTGGGAGCCTGAATTTGAGGATACAGAATATGAAATGCCAGTGGTTGGGCAGTGGGTTGAGTTCATCGGAAAAAATGACCACCGCTTGCGATGTAAGCTGGCTACAATTAATTTACGCACGGATCGTTATGTTTTTGTGAATAAGTCAGGCATGAAAGTTGCTGATTGGTCGGGCTCAGAACTGGGAAGAGCAATTAGCAACCAGAGAGTAGAGCTGCAGGACAATCATCAATTCTTTGACCGGGCATTACAGGCAGTAATGGGAAACTTCCTGAAGTTTTAA
- a CDS encoding Hpt domain-containing protein produces the protein MLDLTNLQQITDGNRAMLNSLLSEFVRTTDSDLKDLANAVSSQQKDLITRLSHRIKGAASIVGASELAELTGELETKGKQAHPDDSSELLNKIIDCYNDVSKEIDLYK, from the coding sequence ATGCTGGACCTGACCAACCTTCAGCAGATCACTGACGGCAACAGAGCCATGCTTAATTCACTTTTATCCGAGTTTGTACGCACGACAGACAGTGACCTTAAGGATCTTGCCAACGCAGTCAGCAGCCAACAAAAGGATCTGATCACCAGACTTTCTCACAGAATTAAAGGCGCGGCCTCAATTGTCGGTGCTTCTGAGCTTGCCGAATTAACCGGTGAGCTGGAAACAAAAGGTAAACAGGCTCATCCTGATGATTCATCAGAATTGCTAAATAAAATCATCGATTGCTACAACGATGTATCTAAAGAGATTGACCTCTACAAATGA
- a CDS encoding MarC family protein, translating into MQQLIHDFVLLFAVIDPIGTLLLFLSITGGFAPRDRNRIALRATIYSGAILLLFVVVGQLILTAMGIQLGSFQIAGGVILFLFSLKMLFGDDVSHSHDRAEPGHDIAVFPLAIPSMASPGALTAVVVITDNRRYGLDEQLLTSVTLIVVLLITYLLLLMANSIHKWLGDSGSAILIRVMGMLLCALAVEIVFQGITGLGTSPPTHL; encoded by the coding sequence ATGCAACAACTGATTCACGACTTTGTCCTGCTTTTTGCTGTTATTGATCCGATCGGTACTTTGTTGCTGTTTTTGTCAATAACAGGCGGATTTGCTCCTCGTGACCGAAACCGTATTGCATTACGCGCAACCATTTACAGTGGCGCCATTCTGTTGCTGTTTGTTGTGGTCGGTCAGCTAATTCTTACCGCGATGGGTATTCAATTGGGATCATTCCAGATTGCAGGTGGTGTTATTCTGTTCCTGTTCAGTCTGAAGATGTTGTTTGGGGATGATGTTTCTCACTCTCACGATCGGGCAGAGCCCGGACATGATATTGCAGTCTTTCCTCTTGCGATTCCTTCCATGGCAAGTCCGGGCGCGCTGACAGCCGTTGTGGTGATCACCGATAACCGTCGATATGGCCTTGATGAGCAGCTTTTGACATCAGTGACGCTTATTGTCGTTCTTCTTATTACCTATCTGCTTCTGTTAATGGCTAATTCGATTCACAAATGGCTGGGTGACAGTGGCTCAGCTATTTTGATCAGGGTGATGGGGATGCTGTTATGCGCATTGGCAGTTGAGATTGTTTTCCAGGGAATCACGGGGCTGGGAACTTCTCCCCCGACTCATTTGTAG
- a CDS encoding SDR family oxidoreductase yields the protein MSKIVVITGANRGLGLEFCKQYLADGDKVYACCRAPESAGELLKLKQDVGDRLETIPLDVTNAAQLTNLKYTLQGQRIDLLINNAGIYGERLPFGEVTEQEWMQVLQINTVSPLLVVQELVELMAADGKILLMSSIMGSIADNTSGGSYIYRSSKAALNAVGKSLAHDLSGKGISVAICHPGWVQTDMGGPNALINTETSIGGLRNVMEQLTLETSGQFFKYDGSVIPW from the coding sequence ATGAGTAAAATCGTTGTGATTACCGGAGCCAATCGAGGCTTGGGATTGGAGTTTTGTAAACAATATCTGGCGGATGGGGATAAGGTCTATGCCTGCTGTCGTGCACCCGAGTCTGCGGGAGAGTTGCTGAAGCTTAAGCAGGATGTCGGTGATCGGTTGGAAACGATTCCTCTGGATGTTACCAATGCTGCACAGCTGACTAATCTGAAATACACCCTGCAGGGACAGCGCATTGATTTGCTCATCAATAATGCTGGTATATACGGTGAGCGCCTGCCTTTTGGTGAAGTAACAGAGCAGGAGTGGATGCAGGTTTTACAGATAAATACTGTGTCTCCATTACTGGTGGTTCAGGAACTGGTAGAACTGATGGCTGCTGACGGGAAAATTCTCTTGATGAGCAGCATAATGGGCAGTATCGCAGACAATACTTCTGGCGGAAGTTATATCTACCGTTCTTCCAAAGCTGCGCTGAATGCGGTTGGGAAAAGCCTTGCCCATGATTTGTCGGGTAAAGGTATCAGTGTGGCGATTTGTCATCCGGGCTGGGTACAGACTGATATGGGTGGCCCCAATGCATTGATTAACACTGAAACCTCCATTGGTGGTCTGCGTAACGTCATGGAGCAGCTCACACTTGAAACGTCCGGCCAGTTCTTTAAATACGATGGTTCGGTCATCCCCTGGTAA
- a CDS encoding adenosine deaminase: MINALPKAELHLHIEGTLEPELMFELAARNNIELPHSSVEEVRQAYEFSDLQSFLDIYYAGAGVLQTSQDFYDLTWAYLLRCQRDNVVHTEIFFDPQTHTDRGISFEAVITGIHSALRDGEQKLGITSEIILCFLRHLSAEAAMDTLELSRPWHQWIIGVGLDSSEMGHPPEKFKAVFDKAREHGLKTVAHAGEEAPADYIWGAINSLGAERIDHGVRCEEDSHLVGYLVENQIPLTVCPLSNEKLKVVKRLEDHNLKSMLNKGLLVTVNSDDPAYFGGYVNDNYRAIKAALSLTDDDIYQLVKNSFHASFITDELRAGYLQQLESAFMEFRKP; the protein is encoded by the coding sequence ATGATTAATGCGTTGCCCAAGGCTGAGTTACATTTGCATATTGAAGGAACGTTGGAGCCGGAGTTGATGTTTGAGCTGGCCGCCCGCAATAACATCGAGTTACCACACAGCAGTGTTGAAGAGGTTCGTCAAGCCTACGAGTTTAGTGATCTGCAATCGTTTCTTGATATTTATTATGCCGGAGCCGGTGTTTTGCAAACCAGTCAGGACTTTTATGATCTGACCTGGGCTTATTTATTGCGTTGCCAGCGGGATAATGTTGTTCATACCGAAATCTTTTTTGACCCTCAAACCCATACTGATCGCGGGATTTCGTTTGAAGCGGTGATTACAGGCATTCACTCTGCACTCAGGGATGGTGAGCAGAAGCTGGGTATTACCAGCGAGATTATTCTGTGTTTTTTGCGCCACTTGAGTGCTGAAGCTGCCATGGACACTCTGGAGCTGTCACGGCCATGGCATCAGTGGATTATCGGTGTGGGGCTGGACTCTTCTGAAATGGGTCATCCTCCTGAAAAATTCAAAGCAGTATTTGATAAAGCCAGAGAACATGGCTTAAAAACGGTAGCTCATGCCGGAGAGGAAGCGCCTGCGGACTACATCTGGGGAGCCATCAACAGTCTTGGGGCAGAACGTATTGATCATGGTGTTCGGTGTGAGGAAGACAGCCATCTGGTGGGCTATCTGGTTGAAAACCAGATTCCCCTGACAGTTTGTCCTTTGTCGAACGAGAAATTGAAGGTCGTCAAACGCCTTGAAGATCATAATCTGAAGTCTATGTTAAACAAAGGACTGCTGGTAACCGTTAATTCTGACGACCCGGCGTATTTTGGTGGTTATGTGAACGACAACTATCGGGCAATCAAGGCGGCTTTGTCATTAACCGACGACGATATTTACCAGTTAGTAAAAAACAGTTTTCACGCCAGCTTTATCACTGATGAATTGAGAGCTGGATATCTTCAACAACTTGAAAGCGCTTTTATGGAGTTTAGAAAGCCATGA
- the frdD gene encoding fumarate reductase subunit FrdD, whose protein sequence is MSQKRHIEPLLWSLFGAGGTTIALFFPAMILVVLLSSLGVIPAEALSYERMSGFFLNNIIGQLALLVVLVPSYWACIHRIYHGSHDLGMHPGVAVKALCYGGTLVLSIATVVAVLF, encoded by the coding sequence ATGAGTCAGAAGCGTCATATTGAACCCCTGCTGTGGAGCCTGTTTGGTGCTGGCGGCACTACCATCGCGCTGTTTTTCCCGGCGATGATTCTGGTTGTTCTGCTGTCCTCTCTGGGCGTGATTCCGGCTGAAGCGTTGTCTTACGAGCGTATGTCCGGTTTCTTCCTGAACAACATCATTGGTCAGCTGGCACTGCTGGTGGTACTGGTTCCTTCTTACTGGGCTTGTATCCACCGTATCTATCACGGTTCTCACGATCTGGGCATGCACCCTGGCGTTGCCGTTAAAGCTCTGTGCTACGGCGGTACTCTGGTATTGAGCATTGCGACAGTGGTGGCTGTACTGTTCTGA
- a CDS encoding succinate dehydrogenase/fumarate reductase iron-sulfur subunit — MSNKTISIEILRYNPETDEKPSYGTFEIPYVEDWSMLDALEHIKDELDSSLSYRWSCRMAVCGSCGMVINGTPKLGCETFLRDYYPNAIKVEPLANFPIERDLVVDSADFIKKLESVKPYIINAMEKPVEEGVNKQTPEQLGLYKQFSMCINCMLCYSACPQMGLNPLFTGPAVIALGHRYNLDSRDEGYDQRTEVIQGKNGVWSCTFVGYCSEVCPKNVDPAAAINQNKLQGSQDWALSFLMPRKGAK, encoded by the coding sequence ATGAGCAATAAAACCATTAGCATCGAGATTCTGCGATACAATCCGGAAACCGATGAAAAGCCAAGTTACGGCACGTTTGAGATTCCTTACGTTGAAGACTGGTCCATGCTGGACGCTCTTGAACACATCAAGGATGAACTGGACTCTTCCCTGTCGTACCGCTGGTCCTGCCGTATGGCGGTGTGTGGTAGCTGCGGTATGGTGATCAACGGCACACCAAAGCTGGGCTGTGAAACCTTCCTGCGCGACTACTACCCGAACGCTATCAAAGTTGAGCCTCTGGCCAACTTCCCGATCGAGCGTGACCTGGTGGTGGACTCCGCTGACTTCATCAAGAAGCTGGAATCCGTTAAGCCGTACATCATCAATGCGATGGAGAAGCCGGTTGAAGAAGGTGTGAACAAGCAGACACCTGAGCAGCTGGGCCTCTATAAGCAGTTCTCCATGTGCATCAACTGTATGCTGTGCTACTCCGCTTGCCCACAGATGGGTCTGAACCCGCTGTTCACTGGTCCTGCGGTTATCGCTCTGGGTCACCGTTACAATCTGGACTCCCGTGACGAAGGTTACGATCAGCGTACAGAAGTGATTCAGGGCAAGAACGGCGTATGGTCCTGTACTTTCGTTGGTTACTGTTCAGAGGTTTGCCCTAAGAACGTTGACCCGGCTGCTGCTATCAACCAGAACAAACTGCAAGGTTCCCAGGACTGGGCTCTGTCCTTCCTGATGCCACGCAAAGGAGCTAAGTGA
- the frdA gene encoding fumarate reductase (quinol) flavoprotein subunit, translating to MQVIKADVVIVGAGGAGLRAAIAVAEKDPSLKVALISKVYPMRSHTVAAEGGSAGVIQDHDSFENHFQDTVAGGDWLCDQDVVDYFVQNSTNEMIRLEHWGCPWNRKADGDVNVRAFGGMKIERTWFAADKSGFHMLHTLYQTSTQFPSIERYDEYFATDLIMEDGRAQGVTAIEVKTGEPKVFLGKSVVFATGGSGRIFRFNTNGAIVTGDGHGMALRAGAPLRDMEFVQYHPTGLPGSGVLMTEGCRGEGGILLNKDGYRYLQDYGLGPETPVGQPKNKYMELGPRDKLSQAFWQEQRKGNTVKTALGDAVMLDLTHLGEAKLMERLPLICSLAKNYLGVDPVKEPVPVRPAVHYTMGGIRTDINTATDIAGLYAAGECASVGMHGANRLGSNSLAETVVFGAVAGDRAADFAKQATLSDEKKLLDQARAHLDRIESMRNANGTEKLSHIRKEMALTMEKCFGIYRIGEEMQEGVDKMAELRERMKNVKIEDKSKVFNTELLQAFELESSLTVAHCMAVGGVNRKESRGAHQRIDGFEARDDENFLKHTLTYFNGDAEPTLEYQDVNVTRYQPEARVYGAEAEKNKK from the coding sequence ATGCAGGTCATTAAGGCCGATGTAGTAATCGTAGGTGCTGGCGGTGCCGGTCTGCGAGCTGCCATTGCAGTAGCGGAAAAAGATCCGAGTCTGAAAGTTGCCCTGATCTCCAAGGTTTACCCAATGCGTAGCCACACCGTGGCGGCTGAAGGTGGCTCTGCTGGCGTAATCCAGGATCACGACTCCTTTGAAAACCACTTCCAGGACACCGTTGCAGGTGGTGACTGGCTGTGTGATCAGGACGTAGTCGATTACTTCGTTCAGAACTCCACCAACGAAATGATTCGTCTGGAACACTGGGGCTGCCCATGGAACCGTAAGGCCGACGGCGATGTAAACGTACGTGCTTTCGGTGGTATGAAGATTGAGCGTACCTGGTTCGCAGCGGACAAGTCCGGCTTCCACATGCTGCACACCCTGTACCAGACCTCCACCCAGTTCCCGTCTATCGAACGTTACGACGAGTACTTTGCCACTGACCTGATCATGGAAGATGGCCGTGCTCAGGGTGTTACCGCAATCGAAGTTAAAACTGGCGAGCCTAAGGTATTCCTGGGCAAGTCTGTTGTCTTCGCAACTGGCGGCTCCGGTCGTATTTTCCGCTTCAACACCAACGGCGCTATCGTTACCGGTGACGGTCACGGTATGGCTCTGCGTGCTGGCGCACCTCTGCGTGACATGGAATTCGTTCAGTACCACCCAACCGGTCTGCCGGGTTCTGGCGTACTGATGACCGAAGGTTGCCGTGGTGAAGGCGGTATCCTGCTGAACAAAGACGGCTACCGTTACCTGCAGGACTACGGTCTGGGACCGGAAACTCCAGTTGGTCAGCCAAAGAACAAATACATGGAACTGGGTCCTCGTGACAAGCTGTCTCAGGCTTTCTGGCAGGAACAGCGTAAGGGCAACACTGTGAAAACCGCACTGGGTGATGCCGTCATGCTGGACCTGACCCATCTTGGTGAGGCGAAGCTGATGGAGCGTCTGCCTCTGATCTGCTCCCTGGCCAAGAACTATCTGGGTGTTGATCCGGTTAAAGAACCTGTACCAGTACGTCCGGCGGTTCACTACACCATGGGTGGTATCCGCACTGACATCAATACTGCGACTGACATCGCTGGCCTGTACGCTGCGGGTGAGTGTGCGTCTGTTGGTATGCACGGTGCGAACCGTCTGGGTTCCAACTCTCTGGCAGAAACCGTTGTATTCGGTGCTGTTGCCGGTGATCGTGCCGCTGACTTCGCCAAGCAGGCCACCCTGTCTGACGAGAAGAAGCTGCTCGATCAGGCTCGTGCTCACCTGGATCGCATTGAAAGCATGCGTAATGCTAACGGTACTGAAAAGCTGTCCCATATCCGTAAGGAAATGGCACTGACTATGGAGAAGTGCTTCGGCATCTACCGTATCGGTGAAGAAATGCAGGAAGGCGTTGACAAGATGGCCGAACTGCGTGAGCGCATGAAAAACGTGAAGATTGAAGACAAGAGCAAGGTCTTCAACACTGAGCTGCTGCAGGCGTTCGAACTGGAAAGCTCTCTGACCGTTGCTCACTGTATGGCAGTGGGTGGTGTTAACCGTAAGGAATCCCGTGGTGCGCACCAGCGTATCGATGGTTTCGAAGCGCGTGACGACGAGAACTTCCTGAAGCACACCCTGACTTACTTCAATGGTGACGCTGAACCGACTCTGGAATACCAGGACGTAAACGTTACCCGTTATCAGCCAGAAGCCCGTGTGTACGGTGCTGAAGCTGAAAAGAACAAGAAGTAA
- a CDS encoding HrpE/YscL family type III secretion apparatus protein, translated as MASPVVLIDGMLHIDPAAKVLKARDYAQYLEAKDIILAAREKAGQIIEASKLAYEQEKQRGYEDGVAESKIDQADQMFKVVSRTINYLAEVETTLAEILMSGVKKIIGEFDQEELAVNLVRNALQHVRNEKQVTIRIPPSQFKMVKAKLNDILSEYKGVGFIDLVADQRLSTGDCIMESEIGVVDASVDLQIAALQKRFEKTHTSAIKSISNDDSLLGHD; from the coding sequence ATGGCGTCTCCTGTTGTCCTGATTGATGGCATGCTGCATATTGACCCGGCAGCCAAAGTATTAAAAGCCCGTGATTATGCTCAGTACCTGGAGGCAAAGGACATTATCCTTGCAGCCCGGGAAAAAGCAGGGCAGATCATTGAAGCGTCCAAACTTGCGTATGAGCAGGAAAAGCAAAGAGGCTACGAGGATGGTGTTGCCGAAAGCAAGATAGATCAGGCTGACCAGATGTTTAAAGTCGTCAGTCGAACCATTAACTATCTTGCGGAAGTGGAAACAACGCTGGCAGAAATCCTGATGTCCGGTGTAAAAAAGATTATTGGCGAGTTTGATCAGGAAGAACTGGCGGTTAACCTGGTTCGCAATGCCCTGCAGCATGTCAGAAATGAAAAGCAGGTCACCATTCGTATTCCTCCCAGTCAATTCAAGATGGTGAAGGCCAAGTTAAACGACATTCTTTCTGAATATAAAGGTGTTGGCTTTATTGATCTTGTTGCTGACCAGCGTCTTTCTACGGGCGACTGTATCATGGAGAGCGAGATAGGTGTCGTTGATGCCAGTGTAGACCTGCAAATTGCGGCACTGCAAAAGCGGTTTGAAAAAACTCATACCTCGGCGATCAAAAGTATCAGTAATGATGACAGCCTTCTTGGGCATGATTAA
- a CDS encoding SctK family type III secretion system sorting platform protein, whose translation MTTSHPLIDGRQSLDLFQRVAEFNLYLVRYIDSTWLTTVKLSPLVSQLRKAGNADFYLSHYLLTQFSLQEDYDYDFEQPAKRIVLATTDTVLKTATYIGIVLNEDVIRNAVRRKERVALEKCLGADAYRFAVKKAQFISRAASSQGPSLLIDWNHLQRFRQFLQTNGLQVIGKAFSQSPQSFRKRLELKLPQSCKASLSDTQALNLSETECVNLMVKAYREVDKEWRLLLS comes from the coding sequence ATGACTACCTCTCATCCGCTTATTGATGGTCGGCAAAGCCTCGACCTGTTTCAACGGGTTGCTGAGTTCAACCTTTATCTGGTTCGTTACATTGATTCTACCTGGCTGACAACAGTAAAACTGTCACCGCTGGTCTCCCAGCTCAGAAAGGCCGGGAATGCCGATTTCTACCTTTCCCACTATCTGCTAACGCAGTTCTCATTGCAGGAAGATTACGACTATGATTTTGAGCAGCCCGCAAAAAGAATTGTCCTGGCGACAACGGATACTGTTTTAAAGACTGCGACCTATATAGGCATTGTTCTCAATGAGGATGTCATCCGCAATGCGGTTCGCCGTAAAGAGCGGGTTGCTCTGGAAAAGTGTCTTGGGGCCGACGCTTACCGGTTTGCTGTAAAAAAAGCGCAGTTTATCAGTCGGGCAGCCAGCAGCCAGGGGCCCAGTTTGTTGATTGACTGGAATCATTTACAACGCTTCAGACAGTTTCTCCAGACCAATGGCTTACAGGTGATCGGGAAGGCATTTTCCCAATCACCGCAGTCGTTCAGAAAAAGGCTGGAGTTAAAACTGCCTCAGTCGTGTAAAGCCTCGTTATCAGACACTCAGGCTCTGAATCTCTCGGAAACAGAATGTGTCAATTTAATGGTCAAAGCTTACAGGGAGGTTGATAAAGAATGGCGTCTCCTGTTGTCCTGA
- the sctJ gene encoding type III secretion system inner membrane ring lipoprotein SctJ, producing the protein MKYNLLRRLRVLGVLSLSLLLVACKVELYSGLSEKEGNEMLAILLDGKVAAEKTLDKDKNVTLVVATDEVSRSIKLLKSLGYPKEKYSSIGDIFPKDGLISSPTEERARYTYSMSQELSSTLSMIDGVITARVHVVLPQEQDTLSDVNYPSSASVFIKYTPELELAGFIPKVKTLVSNSIEGLSLDKITVSLFPATRINQNSLLTPEKSQSKSTLIIFILLGLVVLILAGAGGAYWWFYMRTPAKAVGEAK; encoded by the coding sequence ATGAAATATAACTTACTGCGCAGGCTCAGGGTACTGGGCGTTCTCTCTCTCAGTTTATTGCTTGTGGCTTGTAAGGTTGAGCTTTATTCCGGTCTTAGCGAGAAAGAAGGTAATGAAATGCTCGCTATTTTGCTGGACGGTAAAGTGGCAGCAGAAAAAACACTCGACAAAGACAAAAATGTGACTTTAGTCGTAGCGACTGACGAAGTGTCCCGATCCATAAAGCTACTTAAAAGTCTTGGATACCCCAAAGAAAAGTATTCCTCCATTGGTGACATTTTCCCTAAAGATGGCCTGATCTCTTCACCAACAGAAGAAAGAGCGCGTTATACCTATTCAATGTCACAGGAACTGTCGTCTACCCTGTCGATGATTGATGGTGTGATTACGGCTCGCGTTCATGTGGTATTACCACAGGAACAGGATACTCTGAGCGATGTTAACTACCCGTCTTCAGCCTCGGTCTTTATCAAATACACTCCGGAACTGGAGCTGGCAGGTTTTATCCCTAAAGTAAAAACACTGGTTTCAAACAGCATTGAAGGCTTGTCACTGGATAAAATCACGGTTTCCCTGTTTCCCGCGACTCGAATCAATCAGAACAGCCTGCTGACGCCTGAAAAGAGCCAGTCAAAATCGACTCTGATCATTTTTATTCTACTGGGTCTGGTGGTGCTTATTCTGGCGGGTGCAGGTGGTGCCTACTGGTGGTTCTACATGCGTACTCCGGCTAAAGCGGTTGGAGAAGCGAAATGA
- a CDS encoding EscI/YscI/HrpB family type III secretion system inner rod protein, translating into MAENISNSSQLAEKALKSLEPTESPDQADASAAEKFGELLSQNPGKNANGQNVLAEGVEQVAPVDGEALTLGDKILRGMQGLRDHVEAGRANVQSAMTPPGEGEVMNMQQMFKTQMAMTNLMVTEDYIGKIVSKSTQTFDTLLKNQ; encoded by the coding sequence ATGGCCGAAAATATTAGCAACTCCAGCCAGCTGGCTGAAAAGGCTCTCAAATCTCTGGAGCCGACTGAATCCCCTGATCAGGCGGATGCTTCAGCGGCTGAAAAATTTGGAGAGCTGCTGTCACAAAACCCCGGAAAAAATGCGAACGGACAAAACGTTCTGGCAGAAGGGGTTGAGCAGGTAGCACCTGTTGACGGTGAAGCACTGACTCTGGGAGACAAAATACTCCGGGGTATGCAGGGATTAAGAGATCATGTGGAAGCTGGGCGAGCTAATGTCCAGAGCGCCATGACACCACCTGGTGAAGGTGAGGTCATGAACATGCAACAAATGTTTAAGACTCAGATGGCGATGACCAACCTGATGGTGACTGAGGATTACATCGGTAAAATCGTCAGTAAGAGCACTCAAACGTTCGATACGCTATTGAAGAACCAGTAA
- a CDS encoding TyeA family type III secretion system gatekeeper subunit: MIETGGVHFTQHPGPTKQLEGAKSPQGQPGKLQGEGLVATSNDASKFADAAEEMSFIAGQFKNKTSDKRKFKTGSGLSASILDRVKKIQTIQGVQGVKDLLNNFQTQKNLTNQQIRERLEEFSDDQVDQFMALDIAADYFERLGDKEKADQIREIRDDIRAENKSLIKAAVNVSEDAAGFPHLGEVRDIREAYDSNVQSYVRDDQSLEKLHHFLTENYGTEDVEEAIIMQLKLLSSEMASMDPSAPPEHLDAIVKDLSKLKQLVAIHDSCIETEEQLVRTYPETELNENVLMGQLLNLIQQQWVTEADFEKIPDKMNVQQLDAQIFTLTKVVAAVRMIPDEVFVNDDTKQAIISAAAEGLDSKIEQEAAEEVASPQDSDSIIGEIAVDLTSVKRPNDESEE; encoded by the coding sequence ATGATCGAGACCGGAGGCGTACACTTTACACAGCATCCTGGTCCCACAAAGCAGCTTGAAGGTGCAAAAAGCCCACAGGGACAACCGGGCAAACTGCAGGGTGAAGGGTTGGTTGCCACTTCTAATGATGCATCCAAGTTCGCCGATGCTGCAGAAGAAATGTCGTTTATTGCCGGACAATTTAAAAATAAAACCTCAGATAAGCGTAAATTCAAGACGGGTTCCGGACTGTCTGCTTCCATCCTCGATCGTGTCAAAAAAATCCAGACCATCCAGGGCGTTCAGGGTGTTAAAGATCTCCTCAATAATTTCCAGACTCAGAAAAACCTGACGAACCAGCAGATTCGGGAAAGACTGGAAGAGTTTTCCGATGATCAGGTTGATCAGTTTATGGCTCTCGATATTGCAGCAGACTATTTTGAGCGCCTGGGCGACAAAGAAAAAGCGGATCAGATCCGGGAAATACGAGATGACATCAGGGCCGAGAACAAGTCGCTGATAAAAGCAGCTGTCAATGTCTCTGAAGACGCTGCCGGGTTTCCTCATTTGGGTGAAGTCAGGGATATTCGTGAAGCCTACGACAGCAATGTTCAGTCTTATGTTCGAGATGACCAGTCGCTGGAAAAGCTGCATCATTTTCTTACTGAAAACTATGGTACTGAGGATGTGGAAGAAGCCATTATTATGCAGTTGAAACTGCTCTCGTCTGAAATGGCTTCTATGGATCCGTCGGCACCGCCAGAACATCTGGATGCCATTGTTAAGGATTTGAGCAAGCTGAAACAGCTGGTGGCTATTCATGATAGTTGTATTGAAACAGAAGAGCAGCTGGTCAGAACGTATCCTGAAACAGAATTGAATGAGAATGTTCTGATGGGACAGTTGCTTAACTTGATACAGCAGCAATGGGTGACCGAAGCCGACTTTGAAAAAATACCCGATAAAATGAATGTGCAGCAGCTTGATGCACAGATATTTACGCTGACTAAAGTCGTTGCAGCGGTGCGTATGATTCCGGATGAAGTCTTTGTCAACGATGATACCAAGCAGGCCATTATTTCGGCTGCTGCAGAGGGGCTGGACTCCAAAATCGAGCAGGAAGCTGCTGAGGAAGTCGCAAGCCCGCAGGATTCTGACAGTATCATCGGAGAAATTGCGGTTGATCTGACATCCGTTAAAAGACCCAATGATGAAAGTGAAGAGTAG